The Sediminitomix flava genome includes a window with the following:
- a CDS encoding DUF3179 domain-containing (seleno)protein has translation MYKLLFFILLLSPLASWAQKDKVRATSYWETNKNKTKVNLSEYSAFVKRDAFKPINYPSFYFRRLAVEYNPYELHDAVVVVSYGGQTKAYPYSALLYHQVINDRLGGIPILVSYCPISDALTVFQRNTNGDRYERELDFKVSGMLRRGNTVLYDKQTETWWQQYTGKALTGDLIGTELKQIPSEVMSLKDFFKLYDWGMLMTEHELDPLLAYGQTPYYKYDDLYKVKPLLYDGPIDGRLMAMQRVLCIKIFDGHFLLPQEEVRKQGVLNLEPKDKFITIFYKEGVKSMLDEQVIAEGAEVGSFNVFSSFHDGQHLTFVKAEKGHFMDQETQSIWNFRGQCVKGDLHGQQLKKMEFKSSFAFAPLAFYPNCEVEHLNW, from the coding sequence ATGTATAAGCTTCTATTTTTCATACTTTTGCTGAGTCCTTTGGCTTCTTGGGCTCAAAAAGATAAAGTGAGGGCAACGAGTTATTGGGAGACCAATAAAAACAAAACAAAAGTCAATCTTTCAGAATATTCGGCCTTTGTCAAAAGAGATGCTTTCAAGCCTATAAATTATCCCTCTTTTTATTTTAGACGACTTGCAGTAGAGTATAATCCCTATGAATTGCATGATGCGGTAGTTGTAGTTAGCTATGGTGGTCAAACCAAAGCTTATCCATATTCTGCCCTTTTGTATCATCAAGTTATAAATGATCGACTAGGAGGAATTCCAATTCTAGTTTCTTATTGTCCTATTTCAGACGCATTGACAGTATTTCAGCGTAATACAAATGGAGATCGATATGAAAGAGAATTAGATTTTAAGGTAAGTGGGATGCTTCGTAGAGGAAATACAGTTTTATATGACAAGCAGACTGAAACCTGGTGGCAACAATATACAGGTAAAGCTTTAACGGGTGATTTGATTGGTACTGAACTAAAGCAAATACCATCTGAAGTTATGAGCCTAAAAGACTTTTTCAAACTATATGATTGGGGGATGCTCATGACTGAACATGAATTAGACCCTTTATTAGCTTATGGCCAAACACCTTATTACAAGTACGATGATCTTTATAAGGTAAAACCATTGCTTTATGATGGGCCTATTGATGGTCGTCTGATGGCGATGCAAAGAGTTTTATGTATAAAAATATTTGATGGTCACTTTCTTTTGCCTCAAGAAGAAGTAAGAAAACAAGGGGTTTTAAATTTAGAGCCTAAAGATAAATTTATAACCATCTTTTATAAAGAAGGGGTAAAATCAATGCTCGATGAGCAAGTCATTGCTGAAGGTGCTGAAGTGGGCTCTTTTAATGTCTTTTCTTCTTTTCATGATGGACAACATCTCACATTTGTAAAGGCAGAGAAAGGTCATTTTATGGATCAAGAAACTCAGTCCATTTGGAATTTTAGAGGACAATGCGTGAAAGGTGATCTTCATGGACAACAACTTAAAAAAATGGAGTTTAAAAGCTCTTTTGCATTTGCACCTTTAGCATTCTACCCAAACTGTGAGGTCGAACATTTAAACTGGTAA
- a CDS encoding S41 family peptidase, with protein sequence MKYFFTLIALCFSFHPIFSQEKLKYSVDEVKADLDFLYSTLQDTHYNLYINTPKNEYDIAFSELTNSITDSLSLLDSYRILQPFTALSELGHCTFDLPFARLYGNYINEEGKLFPLNIRIENNKAFLTHNLSSDSTLMIGSEIVSINGKPIENYISEIHHYLSGENSYLKDTFFDLVSFPRMLWVLEDIKDSYTVKVRVDDKSISSHKIQAISALEFETEFSKVPQIFDNRRTFKIIDNIAYLKPGPFMNLESSGNSSEIETFNTNEFKNFVDSAFLKIREGKHNQLIVDLRNNSGGSNSFSDQIIAYFADKPFKFCSKFEVKTSKITKEFWEKVEDTQNKELKESILSHKNGEIFTSDISLNQPQADSLQFKGKVYVLINRYSYSQATVTAAMIQDYKFGTLIGETTADVPTTYGAIHQFELPNTKISVSYPKAFIIRPNGNTELKGTTPDIKVTPNRFTEKDEILDYAIEFIKKDI encoded by the coding sequence ATGAAATACTTTTTTACACTGATCGCTTTATGCTTTTCATTTCATCCGATTTTTAGTCAAGAAAAACTAAAATATAGTGTAGATGAAGTTAAAGCAGATCTAGATTTCTTGTATTCAACTTTACAAGACACACATTACAATCTTTACATCAATACGCCTAAAAATGAGTATGATATAGCCTTTTCAGAACTCACAAACTCCATTACCGATTCATTAAGTTTATTAGACTCATACCGTATTTTACAACCTTTTACTGCTTTATCTGAGCTTGGACATTGTACATTTGATTTACCGTTTGCAAGACTTTATGGTAACTATATAAATGAAGAAGGTAAGTTATTTCCCTTAAACATTCGAATAGAAAATAATAAAGCATTTTTGACTCACAATCTATCTTCTGATTCTACATTAATGATAGGGAGTGAAATCGTTTCCATAAACGGAAAACCAATTGAAAATTACATTTCAGAAATTCATCATTATTTATCGGGGGAGAATTCGTACCTAAAAGATACATTTTTCGACCTTGTTTCTTTCCCAAGAATGTTGTGGGTTTTAGAAGATATAAAAGATAGCTACACCGTTAAAGTTAGAGTAGATGATAAGTCTATTTCTTCACATAAAATTCAAGCAATTTCAGCTTTAGAATTTGAGACCGAATTCAGCAAAGTGCCACAGATTTTTGATAACAGAAGGACTTTTAAGATCATAGATAACATTGCATATCTCAAACCAGGTCCTTTCATGAATTTGGAAAGTAGTGGTAACTCTTCTGAAATCGAAACTTTCAATACTAATGAATTTAAGAACTTTGTAGATTCAGCTTTTCTAAAAATCAGAGAAGGCAAGCATAATCAATTGATTGTCGATTTAAGGAATAACAGTGGAGGTAGTAATTCTTTTAGTGATCAGATTATAGCATATTTCGCTGATAAACCTTTCAAATTCTGTTCAAAATTTGAAGTGAAGACCTCTAAAATCACGAAAGAATTTTGGGAAAAGGTAGAAGACACTCAGAACAAAGAATTAAAAGAGAGTATACTATCTCATAAGAATGGCGAAATTTTCACTTCAGATATATCACTCAATCAACCACAAGCTGATTCTCTTCAATTCAAAGGAAAAGTTTATGTATTGATAAATAGATATAGCTACTCTCAAGCCACAGTTACTGCAGCCATGATTCAAGATTATAAGTTTGGAACACTTATCGGTGAAACTACTGCAGATGTGCCAACTACTTATGGTGCAATTCATCAATTTGAACTACCAAACACTAAAATCTCAGTTAGCTATCCGAAAGCATTTATTATAAGACCAAATGGAAACACTGAATTAAAAGGTACAACACCTGACATTAAAGTGACTCCAAATCGATTTACAGAAAAGGATGAAATACTAGATTATGCGATAGAGTTTATCAAGAAAGATATCTAG
- a CDS encoding WG repeat-containing protein has translation MRRIFISLLFCGLSLITAKVFAQGKLVPKFSEAEEKYGYVYEYDTSEFKIAPQFISAYPFIENYGRVQTEAGFFLINSKGNPINEEPFEQIGWSDDEANALYSYFYFNHIGFKKDGKWGLINKEGEIIVKPSYDSIHYFIRKLAPVAQYDSLTKKYNFGAINLTGKEIIPFIYNSIRPIYGSSNVLVEKSIGNQYFYGVLTQNGKEVLGCSYPKIESLKNGLYAVKSQNGLWGIFNEKGKQLQKFEFEKINSPNNFGHILAQKDGLWGIFNKDISINQPFIHKSISITDSSYFYQKATQFEIINNEGQIQYTLHADSIINIYPNLYRYHINEKVGVWNSKDNQIIFQGYDWIDTYWSHGHSLVKKGENKGIINQDGKIILQPIFKDIFLEKNNIYRVCYFDGTFDLYDFQGQNLTNHKYSIISSLSSELFLAKKGTRFGYLDTNLKVTIPFIYKNAEPFIGKHAVAKRDDYYGVINKQQDWIISPVVDYMQSISEDLYLIRDQGIWETLDINGIELFRSNGETYKIREDGSVLLKYANQYGLLNDKGEFCLPVVYDKISLIKEDETVSMSRDGVDYFMNIYESKIPLPGCYDFADRIDTHHEQYAVIQKGDFFGFVDYLGRLRISLRYDDAKHFSEGIAPVKINHRWGYLNKEDRFEIQPNWEEASSFSNGTAIVKLNGKFGVIKRDGSLLIPYKYDKIKASPKGNWLIEKAGKVGILSYTGDQSIYEKYDDIIDLGNGYIFSILDGKYGLDKIDGYSILFPTKDELRYNFYDNTYQIVTYYNKEEVKISN, from the coding sequence ATGAGGAGAATTTTCATCAGTCTTTTGTTTTGTGGGTTGAGTTTGATTACTGCAAAAGTTTTTGCACAGGGAAAGTTAGTGCCCAAGTTTTCTGAGGCAGAAGAAAAATATGGGTATGTATATGAATATGATACTTCTGAATTCAAGATAGCACCACAGTTTATTTCTGCATATCCTTTTATAGAAAACTATGGAAGGGTACAAACTGAAGCAGGCTTCTTTTTGATTAATTCCAAAGGAAACCCAATTAATGAAGAACCTTTTGAACAAATTGGTTGGTCTGATGATGAAGCAAATGCGCTCTACTCATATTTTTATTTCAATCATATCGGATTCAAAAAGGATGGTAAATGGGGATTGATAAATAAAGAAGGTGAAATTATTGTAAAACCTTCTTATGATAGCATTCACTATTTCATCCGAAAACTAGCTCCTGTTGCTCAGTATGATTCACTTACAAAGAAATATAATTTCGGTGCGATAAATCTTACAGGGAAAGAAATCATTCCTTTTATTTATAATTCTATTAGACCTATTTATGGTTCTTCAAATGTTTTAGTTGAAAAAAGTATTGGTAATCAATATTTCTATGGCGTATTAACTCAAAATGGAAAGGAAGTTTTAGGTTGTTCTTACCCTAAAATAGAAAGCTTAAAAAATGGGTTATATGCTGTAAAATCTCAGAACGGGCTTTGGGGAATTTTCAATGAAAAGGGCAAACAACTACAGAAGTTTGAATTTGAAAAGATTAACTCACCAAATAACTTTGGTCATATTTTAGCTCAAAAGGATGGACTTTGGGGGATTTTCAACAAAGACATCAGTATCAATCAACCTTTCATTCACAAGAGTATTTCCATAACAGACTCCTCTTATTTTTACCAAAAAGCAACTCAATTTGAAATCATAAATAATGAAGGTCAGATACAGTATACCCTTCACGCTGATTCTATTATAAATATTTATCCAAATTTATACCGTTACCACATAAATGAAAAAGTTGGGGTATGGAATTCAAAAGATAATCAAATCATTTTTCAAGGTTATGATTGGATAGATACATATTGGTCACATGGACATTCTCTCGTTAAAAAAGGAGAGAATAAAGGAATCATTAATCAAGATGGAAAAATCATCTTACAACCTATTTTTAAAGATATTTTTCTTGAAAAGAACAACATATACCGTGTCTGTTACTTTGATGGGACATTTGATTTATATGATTTCCAAGGTCAGAACCTGACAAATCATAAGTATTCAATTATTAGTTCTTTATCATCGGAGCTTTTCTTAGCCAAAAAAGGAACTCGTTTTGGATATTTAGATACAAACCTTAAGGTCACTATTCCATTTATTTATAAAAATGCAGAACCATTTATTGGGAAACATGCAGTAGCTAAAAGAGATGATTACTATGGCGTAATAAACAAACAACAAGATTGGATTATTAGCCCAGTAGTAGATTATATGCAATCAATAAGTGAAGATTTGTACCTCATCAGAGATCAAGGTATTTGGGAAACTCTTGATATTAATGGAATAGAGTTGTTTAGATCAAATGGGGAAACATATAAAATTAGAGAAGATGGAAGTGTACTTTTAAAGTATGCTAATCAATATGGTTTACTAAATGACAAAGGTGAATTCTGTCTGCCTGTAGTATATGATAAAATTTCTTTAATCAAGGAAGATGAAACAGTGAGTATGAGCCGTGATGGAGTAGACTATTTTATGAATATCTATGAGTCAAAGATTCCATTACCTGGTTGTTATGATTTTGCAGATCGAATTGATACTCATCATGAACAATATGCTGTCATTCAAAAAGGTGACTTTTTTGGTTTTGTAGATTATTTAGGACGTCTCCGTATTTCTCTAAGGTACGATGATGCTAAACATTTCTCTGAAGGAATTGCACCAGTGAAAATCAATCATCGATGGGGCTACTTGAATAAAGAAGATCGATTCGAGATTCAGCCTAATTGGGAAGAAGCATCATCTTTTTCCAATGGAACAGCAATTGTAAAACTGAATGGTAAGTTTGGAGTGATAAAAAGAGATGGGAGCCTACTAATCCCTTATAAATATGATAAAATCAAGGCGAGTCCTAAAGGGAATTGGCTGATTGAAAAAGCAGGTAAAGTTGGTATTTTAAGTTACACAGGAGATCAATCTATTTATGAGAAGTATGATGACATCATTGATCTAGGAAATGGCTACATTTTTTCAATTTTAGATGGCAAGTATGGTTTAGATAAAATTGACGGCTATTCAATCTTGTTCCCAACGAAAGATGAGCTCCGATATAATTTTTATGACAATACTTATCAAATAGTTACCTATTACAATAAAGAAGAAGTGAAAATTTCTAATTAG
- a CDS encoding tetratricopeptide repeat protein gives MSNKQTRIDSLFEELRNIKDQRLIKQTEEQILAIWLESEDELIKTLMEKGLEFMKQKEYRNAITLFSEVIVLKPTYSEGWNKRATAFYLTGEYKKAIYDIRNTLKLEERHFGAMSGLIAILIEMKFYEEAIKQLEKIKYITPNRKGVNEQIVKLRTRLSC, from the coding sequence ATGAGTAATAAACAAACACGCATCGATAGTTTATTTGAAGAACTACGAAACATAAAAGATCAGCGATTAATCAAACAAACAGAAGAGCAAATACTAGCGATTTGGCTTGAAAGTGAGGATGAATTAATCAAAACTCTAATGGAAAAAGGCTTAGAGTTTATGAAACAGAAAGAATATAGAAACGCCATCACTCTATTTTCAGAGGTGATTGTATTAAAACCTACTTATTCAGAGGGTTGGAATAAAAGAGCTACAGCTTTTTATCTTACTGGTGAATACAAAAAAGCAATATATGATATAAGAAATACACTAAAATTAGAAGAAAGACATTTCGGAGCAATGTCAGGGTTAATCGCAATTCTGATTGAAATGAAATTTTATGAAGAAGCTATTAAGCAATTAGAAAAGATAAAATATATAACTCCCAACAGAAAAGGGGTTAATGAGCAAATTGTTAAACTCAGGACACGACTAAGTTGTTAG